A genomic stretch from Astatotilapia calliptera chromosome 4, fAstCal1.2, whole genome shotgun sequence includes:
- the LOC113021206 gene encoding heme-binding protein 1, with protein sequence MFGMFKNSLFGNTEETEYKLLSSETKDGVSFEVRRYDAAKFAAVSSEGRTFDQVTGELMRKLLMYIGGSNEQGEAMGTAAPIIMTVYPRNDGVFSRRLVVAIRIPTSYQQEPPTPTDSAIRIEERPGMTVYALQFGGFAGESEYRAEALRLTRTLGETAPFQRKQYFCCSYDPLRPYGRRNEVWFLQEEP encoded by the exons ATGTTTGGCATGTTTAAGAATTCACTCTTCGGAAACACCGAGGAGACGGAATATAAGCTGCTCAGCAGCGAGACGAAG GATGGAGTCAGCTTTGAGGTGCGACGGTATGATGCTGCTAAGTTTGCTGCTGTTTCCTCTGAGGGGCGAACCTTCGACCAAGTAACAGGAGAGCTAATGAGGAAGCTGCTCATGTATATTGGCGGAAGCAATGAACAAG GTGAGGCCATGGGTACAGCAGCTCCCATCATAATGACAGTGTACCCGCGAAACGATGGGGTTTTCTCTCGCCGCTTGGTGGTGGCCATCCGCATTCCCACCAGCTACCAGCAAGAACCCCCGACTCCCACCGACAGTGCCATCAGGATTGAAGAGAGGCCCGGCATGACCGTCTATGCTCT GCAGTTTGGAGGCTTCGCAGGGGAGAGCGAGTACAGAGCAGAGGCCCTGCGTTTGACACGTACCCTGGGCGAGACGGCCCCCTTTCAGCGCAAGCAGTACTTCTGCTGTAGCTATGACCCGCTCAGGCCTTACGGACGCAGAAATGAGGTTTGGTTCCTACAGGAGGAGCCATAG
- the fmc1 gene encoding protein FMC1 homolog yields the protein MPGSTPLQSQHRSKMAALSSPLRVCRGILKELRAIQGPSYKKSLAYNYVMDQFRKNKVTGERYCRAKQEAHHASHTYLCLLASTRNHLVLHNLYHGKGERSPEEVAGLVGLRLPTQPGGKGWEK from the exons ATGCCTGGCTCCACTCCGCTACAATCACAACACAGGTCAAAGATGGCAGCGCTGTCATCGCCCCTGCGAGTGTGTCGTGGAATCCTGAAAGAATTGCGTGCAATTCAGGGACCGAGTTACAAAAAGTCACTAGCTTACAACTATGTTATGGACCAGTTTCGCAAGAATAAG GTGACTGGAGAAAGGTACTGCCGTGCCAAGCAGGAAGCGCACCATGCCTCACACACATACCTGTGTTTACTAGCTTCCACTAGAAACCACCTGGTCCTGCACAATCTTTACCATGGCAAGGGAGAGCGCAGCCCAGAAGAGGTGGCTGGTCTCGTGGGGCTCAGGTTGCCCACCCAGCCAGGAGGCAAAGGCTGGGAGAAGTGA